In Fusarium falciforme chromosome 9, complete sequence, the following are encoded in one genomic region:
- a CDS encoding AB hydrolase-1 domain-containing protein → MPRPSMLIVPGASGLAEFYDPFVEAVVARGYDIEALHIPSVGLVTGAREGPLPTMYDDAEFIAKHVHELADSGNDVILITHSYGGTPATESVKGLAKKERQGQGLKGGIIGIAYMTSLVPNVGGSAGTVKAAFPSEEKVPMAIDENGWFYYPDIPKVAELSFSNMPKDKGEFWAAKLAKHSSTSFANPLTYAGFKDVPVSYLVCENDRAISPRVQRAGIEMIEKESDNRVDVTSILGDHVAPLSSKIEVVDWIVGVAERMSSLS, encoded by the exons ATGCCTCGACCCTCAATGCTCATCGTCCCCGGGGCTTCCGGCCTCGCCGAGTTTTATGACCCATTCGTCGAAGCCGTGGTAGCAAGAGGCTACGATATCGAAGCCTTGCATATCCCCAGTGTCGGCCTCGTGACTGGTGCTAGGGAGGGGCCGCTACCGACCATGTACGACGACGCAGAATTCATTGCGAAGCACGTCCACGAGCTTGCCGATAGCGGAAACGACGTGATTCTCATTACTCACTCCTACGGCGGCACGCCAGCTACGGAGAGTGTAAAGGGATTAGCCAAGAAAGAGAGACAGGGGCAGGGCCTTAAGGGTGGAATCATTGGGATCGCCTACATGACATCTCTGGTGCCCAACGTTGGAGGGTCAGCTGGAACGGTCAAGGCAGCCTTTCCATCCGAGGAAAAGGTTCCCATGGCAATAGAT GAAAACGGCTGGTTTTACTATCCAGATATCCCAAAGGTCGCTGAGCTATCGTTCTCGAACATGCCCAAGGACAAAGGCGAATTCTGGGCTGCAAAGCTAGCAAAACATTCATCCACGAGCTTTGCGAATCCGTTGACATATGCTGGTTTCAAGGATGTCCCGGTGTCCTATCTCGTTTGTGAGAACGACAGGGCAATCTCGCCCCGGGTTCAGAGAGCTGGCATTGAGATGATTGAGAAGGAGAGCGATAACAGGGTTGATGTTACAAGCATCCTTGGAGATCATGTTGCGCCTTTGAGCTCCAAGATTGAGGTTGTCGACTGGATTGTTGGCGTGGCTGAACGCATGAGTAGCCTGTCTTGA
- a CDS encoding MFS domain-containing protein — protein MATEKSEPHQKALYDEKDATVQVSGTPSDQDSNSPAEDEPVDKPIPWTYKWIALACVIAFPIGQNWTNASLGPLKNTLREELNITNAQFGVIASADSFVNSIFPIMGGMILDWWGPNPVTICCTVIIFIGSVIAASAIHVTAWRMLVAGHIVMGFGIAVLDQAQQKFIYHWFGAGGLAFAFGLENALSSTVGLVAGMVAVPIRDKTGWYGWTFWVPAFFCCASMVINIFYVIFERTWIPKSYRLTSARAKAVAKNHGLNVKKTWSWGSLFHLPWQYLMLPGTQILQSGGANGFGVSAADMIRMKGYKEETAGFMTTGQKVIRIVGAPIIGWLIDRYGHRFHLVALAPLVYILANSLIGLTNAHPLVALMFQSIAGLINGMPLNVSIPLLVADQDKLGTAFGVWRAFNNSGATIMEVVYGVVQDGTDKMGYGRVLIVSSCIKAVGFFIGLSYILVDYKKLGRGITMTRKERERREGDITDRDSDPLTKRRVYKPWTIYTLSALVAMIATGWTLFIKYLS, from the exons ATGGCGACCGAAAAGTCAGAGCCTCACCAAAAGGCTCTCTACGATGAGAAGGACGCCACGGTCCAAGTCTCCGGAACCCCGAGCGATCAGGACAGTAACTCACCAGCCGAAGACGAACCAGTGGACAAGCCGATCCCCTGGACATACAAATGGATTGCCCTAGCTTGTGTCATCGCCTTCCCCATTGGCCAGAACTGGACGAACGCAAGTCTGGGTCCGTTAAAGAACACTCTCCGTGAGGAACTCAACATCACGAACGCCCAGTTTGGAGTCATTGCCAGTGCCGACTCGTTTGTCAACTCCATCTTTCCCATCATGGGAGGAATGATTCTGGATTGGTGGGGCCCTAATCCCGTCACGATATGCTGCACCGTCATCATCTTTATCGGGTCTGTGATTGCTGCCTCTGCTATTCACGTTACTGCTTGGAGGATGCTGGTTGCCGGTCACATCGTCATGGGCTTTGGCATTGCTGTTCTTGACCAGGCTCAACAGAAG TTTATCTACCATTGGTTTGGTGCCGGTGGTCTCGCCTTCGCCTTCGGCCTCGAAAACGCCCTCTCCAGCACGGTCGGCCTCGTCGCAGGCATGGTTGCTGTCCCGATCCGAGACAAGACTGGCTGGTATGGGTGGACATTTTGGGTTCCTGCCTTCTTCTGCTGCGCCAGTATGGTCATCAACATCTTCTATGTCATCTTTGAGAGGACATGGATCCCCAAGTCGTATCGCCTCACTTCGGCAAGGGCCAAGGCGGTTGCGAAAAATCATGGACTTAATGTCAAGAAGACATGGTCTTGGGGCTCGCTGTTTCATCTTCCTTGGCAGTACCTCATGCTTCCCGGAACGCAGATTCTGCAGAGTGGTGGAGCCAACGGATTTGGTGTTTCTGCTGCTGATATGATTCGCATGAAGGGATACAAGGAAGAGACAGCAGGTTTCATGACCACAGGGCAAAAGGTTATTCGGATTGTTGGTGCTCCCATCATAGGATGGCTCATCGACAGATATGGGCACCGATTTCACTTGGTCGCCCTGGCTCCTCTTGTTTACATCCTTGCCAACTCGCTGATCGGACTCACCAACGCCCACCCGCTCGTGGCTTTGATGTTTCAGTCGATTGCAGGCCTCATCAATGGAATGCCTCTCAATGTCAGCATCCCTCTGCTCGTGGCCGATCAAGACAAACTTGGCACTGCTTTTGGAGTTTGGCGTGCTTTTAATAACTCAGGCGCCACTATT ATGGAAGTTGTCTACGGTGTTGTACAAGACGGCACTGACAAGATGGGCTACGGACGCGTGTTGATCGTGTCGTCCTGCATCAAGGCGGTGGGTTTCTTTATCGGCCTGTCCTACATCCTCGTCGACTACAAGAAGCTTGGTCGGGGAATCACCATGACCAGAAAGGAGCGAGAGAGGCGTGAAGGAGATATCACAGACCGTGACAGTGATCCACTCACCAAGAGAAGAGTGTATAAGCCATGGACCATCTACACTCTGTCGGCCTTGGTTGCTATGATTGCGACGGGTTGGACGCTGTTCATCAAGTATCTCAGCTAG